From a single Littorina saxatilis isolate snail1 unplaced genomic scaffold, US_GU_Lsax_2.0 scaffold_1044, whole genome shotgun sequence genomic region:
- the LOC138954273 gene encoding uncharacterized protein gives MAQMTVGETFRSWNDLTERLADFSRKNDLVYVVKYSRAVQLANKNSKQPFPDELKYAYAKLVCKYSGKGRLTGRGANRSNGSKKTECPAFIFVSADRKKGLLWIKNMMNSHNHESSNNNDAEVQLKISGVLTEIQLSCYNVHDEELERRHSALAKLLEGWQNTTSLGMNHAGPVSLSPKNIADTDEPDLGLTLPDEKLAARVKQLKSELFAIFDGTKESDRHKLYCRGGVSRRSLDGYGGLGYLQEGQEDLVMDILLSLFSKHGTLSLNMADYLMRVLLPEVVDKIFVSQS, from the exons ATGGCgcaaatgacagttggggaaacattcagaagttggaacgaccttaccgaacggctggcagacttttccagaaagaacgatttggtgtacgtggtcaaatacagtcgtgctgttcaacttgcgaacaagaattcaaaacagccctttccagacgaactgaagtatgcatacgcaaaacttgtgtgcaagtactcaggaaaaggacgactcacaggccgaggtgcgaataggagcaatgg GTCAAAGAAAACAGAATGCCCAGCCTTCATTTTTGTATCTGCTGACCGCAAGAAAGGTTTGCTTTGGATCAAAAACATGATGAACAGTCACAACCATGAGTCCTCGAACAACAACGATGCAGAG GTCCAGTTAAAAATCAGCGGAGTTTTAACAGAAATTCAGCTGTCCTGCTACAACGTCCACGACGAAGAACTTGAGAGACGTCACTCCGCTTTGGCAAAGCTGCTGGAAGGCTGGCAAAACACAACTTCCCTTGGTATGAACCACGCAG GTCCAGTGTCACTTTCACCTAAAAATATCGCAGACACTGATGAGCCTGATTTGGG GTTGACGTTGCCAGACGAAAAACTGGCAGCACGTGTCAAACAACTGAAATCGGAACTGTTTGCCATATTTGACGGGACCAAAGAAAGTGACCGTCATAAGCTGTACTGCCGAGGTGGAGTATCCCGAC GATCGCTGGATGGATATGGAGGACTTGGCTACCTTCAAGAAGGCCAGGAAGACCTTGTGATGGATATTCTCTTATCTCTATTCTCCAAGCACGGAACATTGTCTTTGAAC ATGGCTGACTACTTGATGAGGGTACTGCTGCCGGAGGTTGTTGACAAAATATTTGTCAGCCAGTCATGA